The following are encoded together in the Panicum virgatum strain AP13 chromosome 6K, P.virgatum_v5, whole genome shotgun sequence genome:
- the LOC120711643 gene encoding starch synthase 3, chloroplastic/amyloplastic-like isoform X2, translating to MIKFSLIKRVRRWFWAMEMALLPQSPLCSRNQPTLMLQPTTLGGGPDQSFLRTSRFARSRIIRCRVASSDFPSRKSRKMVYPKVKVAAFRGYVPRLPAESSTKKSIHHNSDERTIGTFNRLLSTDTDESTSSRDLDTAEVDLLEDASSNLASGEVDVAEEGSLDMFEVDLSRNALINISLGVEEEEVDEAAVEKDKFDIDSTRVQFGSAAVQELDPKDEAKAKEDIFVAGSSGITTNSDAMREMIDEAKVEEDRVDVDLLGFGLNDEAGDIPEIFDVDVSGHASRSGKGYVGEPWVQEATSEMDILGTASNSASLGKVNAVDDAKVEKYTFQVDDLSSASYSAIYMAVESSEEISEVDNDQWQHPALPSTSMEDKANNETHESLGPEPRTVVRVKEQDKLDFSVDEGSAFDTQEEDQQVVDYDWQEQNVTTFDEQEQDQCIIGCRRQDKSIVGVPEQNQSVVVYSKPDQSIVASHRKDESVAAVPEKIQSVVGYKKPDQSIVASHKEDQSIVSVPEQIKSIVGYSKAEQSIIGLHKQQQSVVHIPQEKQSIVGFHKQDLSTFSSSKESQTKKLDIPESRDALRTEEIEAKAGDYTPQKTDEDKLHAKSDVDLLQKHKEDFTEEAPEMINSKKINEEHLAMVEEKKSISMGEEQWIVTDESISVVEVEMETGEDKSLHLPGEEDPWVEDEVGISEDEEHYEVEETFVSPEQDMQESPQDEMDPQELQRMLRELAEKNYLLGNKFFVFPEVLKADSTIALYFNRDLSAIANEPDVLIKGAFNGWKWRFFTEKLHKSELGGDWWSCKLYIPKQAYRFDFVFFNGRTMYENNGKNDFVIQIESTMDEHSFADFLVEAKQRELERFAIEETERKKQTEEEKRMKEERAAHEAAMAQAKAEIVTKKNKLQNVLDSAKGSVDNLWYIEPISTVQEATVRVYYNRHSRPLIHSAEIWMHGGYNNWIDGLSFAERLVHHDDKDGDWWYADVVLPQRAYVLDWVFADGPPGNARIYDNNGRQDFHSILPSNMTEEEYWAEEEQRIYTRLQQERREREEAIRMKAERRAKLKAEMKEKTMRMFLVSQKHIVYTEPLEIRAGTTVDVLYNPSNTVLNGKPEVWFRCSFNRWMHPGGVLPPQKMVKAEHGSHLKAIVNVPQDAYIMDFVFSESEEGGIFDNRNGLDYHIPVFGSIAKEPPMHIVHIAVEMAPIAKVGGLGDVVTSLSRAVQDLGHNVEVILPKHDCLNLSNVKNLHIHQSFSWGGSEIKVWRGHVEDLCVYFLEPQNGMFGVGCVYGRNDDRRFGFFCHSALEFLLQSGSSPNIIHCHDWSSAPTAWLYKENYAQSSLANARVIFTIHNLEFGPHYIGKAMKYCDKATTVSNTYSREVSGHGDIAPHLGKFYGILNGIDPDIWDPYSDSFIPVHYTPENVVKGKAAAKRALQQKLGLQQNDVPIVGIISRLTAQKGIHLIKHAMRRTLERNGQVVLLGSAPDPRIQGDFANLANTLQGENHGRVKMCLTYDEPLSHLIYAGSDFILVPSIFEPCGLTQLVAMRYGAIPIVRKTGGLYDTVFDVDNDKERARARGLEPNGFSFDGADNNGVDYALNRAISAWFDARGWFHSLCKRVMEQDWSWNRPALDYIELYRSASKL from the exons ATGATCAAATTCAGTTTGATTAAAAG GGTTAGGAGGTGGTTTTGGGCAATGGAGATGGCTCTCCTACCCCAGAGCCCTCTCTGTTCTCGGAACCAACCAACGCTCATGCTCCAGCCAACCACCTTGGGCGGAGGCCCCGATCAG TCTTTCTTGAGGACTAGCAGATTTGCCAGAAGCAGGATTATTCGATGCAGAGTAGCAAGTTCAG ATTTTCCTAGTAGGAAATCAAGGAAGATGGTGTATCCTAAGGTAAAAGTCGCTGCTTTTAGAGGTTATGTTCCAAGACTCCCTGCTGAGTCGAGCACCAAGAAGAGTATACACCATAATAGCGATGAACGAACTATTGGCACATTCAATAGGCTGTTAAGTACTGATACAGATGAGTCGACAAGTAGTAGAGATTTAGACACTGCTGAAGTGGATTTGCTGGAAGATGCTTCAAGCAATTTAGCTTCTGGGGAAGTGGATGTGGCAGAAGAAGGTTCACTTGACATGTTTGAGGTGGATTTATCAAGAAATGCATTGATTAACATATCGTTAGgggtagaagaagaagaagtagaTGAAGCTGCAGTCGAAAAAGATAAATTTGACATAGACTCCACAAGAGTACAATTTGGCAGTGCTGCAGTTCAGGAATTGGATCCAAAGGATGAAGCTAaggctaaagaagacatatttGTGGCTGGTTCTTCAGGAATTACAACAAACAGTGATGCTATGAGGGAAATGATAGATGAAGCTAAGGTGGAAGAGGACAGGGTTGATGTTGATTTGTTGGGATTTGGTCTGAACGATGAAGCTGGGGATATACCGGAGATATTTGATGTGGATGTATCTGGCCATGCTTCGAGAAGTGGAAAAGGGTATGTGGGTGAACCGTGGGTCCAAGAAGCCAcatctgagatggatattttaGGAACTGCTTCAAACAGTGCAAGCCTGGGCAAAGTGAATGCGGTGGATGATGCTAAGGTTGAAAAATACACATTTCAGGTGGATGATTTAAGCAGTGCTTCTTATAGTGCAATATATATGGCAGTGGAGTCTTCGGAAGAAATCTCTGAGGTAGATAATGATCAATGGCAACATCCAGCACTACCGTCAACATCCATGGAGGACAAGGCCAATAATGAAACACATGAAAGTTTGGGGCCTGAACCCAGGACAGTTGTCAGGGTCAAGGAACAGGACAAATTAGATTTCAGTGTTGATGAGGGATCAGCTTTTGATACCCAGGAAGAAGACCAGCAAGTGGTAGATTATGATTGGCAAGAGCAAAATGTTACCACTTTtgatgaacaagaacaagatCAGTGTATTATTGGTTGTCGTAGACAAGACAAGTCAATTGTTGGTGTGCCTGAGCAAAACCAATCCGTTGTTGTTTACAGTAAACCAGACCAATCTATTGTTGCTTCTCATAGAAAAGATGAATCAGTTGCTGCTGTGCCCGAGAAAATACAATCTGTTGTTGGTTATAAGAAACCAGATCAATCTATTGTTGCTTCTCATAAAGAAGATCAATCAATTGTTAGTGTGCCTGAACAAATCAAATCTATTGTTGGTTACAGTAAAGCAGAACAATCTATTATTGGTTTGCACAAACAACAACAATCAGTTGTTCATATCCCTCAAGAAAAACAATCCATAGTTGGCTTTCATAAACAAGATCTATCAACTTTCAGCAGCTCCAAAGAGTCTCAAACAAAGAAACTTGATATTCCTGAGAGTCGTGATGCACTTCGTACAGAGGAAATAGAAGCTAAGGCTGGAGATTACACACCTCAAAAGACTGACGAGGACAAGCTTCATGCAAAGTCTGATGTTGATTTGTTACAGAAACATAAGGAAGATTTCACTGAAGAAGCACCAGAGATGATAAATAGCAAGAAAATCAATGAGGAACACCTTGCAATGGTTGAAGAGAAGAAAAGTATTAGCATGGGGGAAGAACAATGGATTGTTACTGATGAAAGCATTTCAGTGGTTGAGGTGGAGATGGAAACGGGTGAGGACAAATCTCTGCATCTTCCTGGAGAAGAGGATCCATGGGTTGAAGATGAAGTAGGGATATCTGAGGATGAAGAACACTATGAAGTTGAGGAGACGTTTGTGTCTCCTGAACAAGATATGCAAGAATCACCACAGGATGAAATGGATCCACAAGAACTACAAAGGATGCTTCGAGAACTTgctgaaaaaaattatttactaggAAACAAGTTTTTTGTTTTTCCAGAGGTTTTGAAAGCCGATTCAACTATTGCTCTGTATTTCAATCGTGATCTATCGGCTATAGCCAATGAGCCTGATGTACTCATCAAAGGAGCATTCAATGGGTGGAAGTGGAGGTTTTTCACTGAAAAattgcacaagagtgaattgGGAGGGGACTGGTGGTCCTGCAAACTATATATTCCCAAGCAGGCATACAGATTTGATTTTGTGTTCTTTAATGGTCGAACTATGTATGAAAATAATGGCAAGAATGATTTCGTGATACAAATAGAAAGCACCATGGATGAACATTCGTTTGCGGATTTCTTGGttgaagcaaagcaaagagaacTTGAGAGATTTGCCATTGAAGAAACTGAAAGGAAGAAACAGACTGAAGAGGAGAAGCGGATGAAGGAAGAAAGGGCAGCACATGAAGCTGCCATGGCACAAGCGAAGGCTGAGATAGTGACAAAGAAGAATAAATTGCAGAATGTATTGGATTCAGCCAAAGGATCTGTTGATAATTTGTGGTACATAGAACCTATCAGTACTGTGCAAGAGGCTACTGTCAGAGTCTATTACAACAGACACTCGAGACCCCTTATTCATAGTGCTGAGATTTGGATGCACGGGGGCTACAACAATTGGATTGATGGACTCTCTTTTGCTGAAAGACTTGTTCATCATGATGACAAAGATGGTGATTGGTGGTATGCAGATG TTGTCTTACCTCAAAGAGCATACGTGTTGGACTGGGTGTTTGCTGATGGGCCACCAGGGAATGCAAGGATTTATGATAACAATGGCAGACAGGATTTTCATTCTATCCTGCCCAGTAACATGACTGAGGAAGAATATTGGGCGGAAGAAGAACAGAGGATCTATACAAGGCTTCAACAAGAGAGGAGAGAAAGGGAGGAGGCTATTAGAATGAAG GCTGAGAGAAGGGCAAAATTGAAAGCTGAGATGAAAGAAAAGACCATGAGAATGTTTCTGGTTTCTCAAAAACACATAGTTTATACCGAACCACTTGAAATACGTGCTGGAACCACAGTTGACGTTCTTTACAATCCTTCTAATACAGTGCTAAATGGAAAGCCAGAGGTTTGGTTTCGATGTTCTTTTAACCGTTGGATGCATCCAGGTGGTGTGTTGCCACCCCAGAAGATGGTAAAAGCAGAACATGGTTCGCACTTAAAAGCAATAG TTAACGTTCCGCAGGACGCCTATATAATGGACTTTGTTTTCTCGGAGTCAGAAGAAGGTGGAATTTTTGACAACAGGAATGGGTTGGACTATCATATTCCTGTATTTGGTTCAATTGCAAAGGAACCTCCTATGCATATTGTCCACATTGCTGTTGAGATGGCTCCCATAGCAAAG GTTGGAGGTCTTGGTGATGTTGTTACGAGTCTTTCACGTGCTGTTCAAGATTTAGGACACAATGTCGAGGTTATTCTTCCGAAGCATGATTGCTTGAATCTAAGCAAT GTGAAGAATTTGCATATTCATCAAAGTTTTTCTTGGGGTGGTTCTGAAATAAAAGTATGGCGTGGACATGTCGAAGACCTCTGTGTTTACTTCTTGGAACCTCAAAATGG GATGTTTGGAGTTGGATGTGTATATGGAAGGAATGACGACCGTCGATTTGGCTTCTTCTGTCATTCTGCTCTAGAGTTTCTCCTCCAGAGTGGATCTTCACCG AATATAATACACTGCCATGATTGGTCAAGTGCTCCTACTGCCTGGCTATACAAGGAAAACTATGCGCAATCCAGTTTGGCAAATGCACGGGTCATATTTACTATCCATAATCTTGAATTTGGACCACATTATATTGGCAAAGCAATGAAATATTGTGATAAGGCCACAACT GTCTCTAATACATATTCAAGGGAAGTGTCAGGCCATGGCGACATTGCTCCTCATCTTGGAAAATTCTACGGCATTCTCAACGGAATTGATCCAGATATTTGGGATCCATACAGTGACAGCTTTATCCCG GTCCATTACACTCCTGAGAATGTCGTCAAAGGCAAGGCTGCTGCAAAGAGGGCATTGCAACAGAAACTTGGGTTACAGCAAAATGATGTGCCCATTGTTGGAATCATCAGTCGCCTGACAGCACAGAAGGGAATCCACCTCATCAAGCATGCGATGCGTCGAACACTCGAACGGAATGGACAG GTGGTTCTGCTTGGTTCTGCCCCAGACCCTCGAATCCAAGGTGATTTTGCCAACTTGGCAAATACTCTTCAGGGTGAAAACCATGGTCGAGTGAAGATGTGTTTGACCTACGATGAACCTCTTTCACATCTG ATATACGCTGGCTCTGACTTCATTCTGGTTCCATCCATATTTGAGCCTTGTGGCTTAACTCAGTTGGTCGCCATGCGGTATGGAGCCATCCCTATTGTCCGGAAAACTGGAG GGCTCTACGACACTGTCTTTGACGTGGACAATGACAAGGAACGGGCCCGGGCTCGAGGCCTCGAGCCAAACGGGTTCAGCTTTGATGGAGCTGACAACAATGGTGTCGACTATGCTCTGAATAG GGCGATCTCTGCTTGGTTCGATGCCCGGGGCTGGTTCCACTCCCTCTGCAAGAGGGTCATGGAGCAGGACTGGTCATGGAACCGGCCTGCCCTGGACTACATCGAGCTCTACCGATCGGCTTCCAAACTGTGA
- the LOC120711643 gene encoding starch synthase 3, chloroplastic/amyloplastic-like isoform X3 has translation MEMALLPQSPLCSRNQPTLMLQPTTLGGGPDQSFLRTSRFARSRIIRCRVASSDFPSRKSRKMVYPKVKVAAFRGYVPRLPAESSTKKSIHHNSDERTIGTFNRLLSTDTDESTSSRDLDTAEVDLLEDASSNLASGEVDVAEEGSLDMFEVDLSRNALINISLGVEEEEVDEAAVEKDKFDIDSTRVQFGSAAVQELDPKDEAKAKEDIFVAGSSGITTNSDAMREMIDEAKVEEDRVDVDLLGFGLNDEAGDIPEIFDVDVSGHASRSGKGYVGEPWVQEATSEMDILGTASNSASLGKVNAVDDAKVEKYTFQVDDLSSASYSAIYMAVESSEEISEVDNDQWQHPALPSTSMEDKANNETHESLGPEPRTVVRVKEQDKLDFSVDEGSAFDTQEEDQQVVDYDWQEQNVTTFDEQEQDQCIIGCRRQDKSIVGVPEQNQSVVVYSKPDQSIVASHRKDESVAAVPEKIQSVVGYKKPDQSIVASHKEDQSIVSVPEQIKSIVGYSKAEQSIIGLHKQQQSVVHIPQEKQSIVGFHKQDLSTFSSSKESQTKKLDIPESRDALRTEEIEAKAGDYTPQKTDEDKLHAKSDVDLLQKHKEDFTEEAPEMINSKKINEEHLAMVEEKKSISMGEEQWIVTDESISVVEVEMETGEDKSLHLPGEEDPWVEDEVGISEDEEHYEVEETFVSPEQDMQESPQDEMDPQELQRMLRELAEKNYLLGNKFFVFPEVLKADSTIALYFNRDLSAIANEPDVLIKGAFNGWKWRFFTEKLHKSELGGDWWSCKLYIPKQAYRFDFVFFNGRTMYENNGKNDFVIQIESTMDEHSFADFLVEAKQRELERFAIEETERKKQTEEEKRMKEERAAHEAAMAQAKAEIVTKKNKLQNVLDSAKGSVDNLWYIEPISTVQEATVRVYYNRHSRPLIHSAEIWMHGGYNNWIDGLSFAERLVHHDDKDGDWWYADVVLPQRAYVLDWVFADGPPGNARIYDNNGRQDFHSILPSNMTEEEYWAEEEQRIYTRLQQERREREEAIRMKAERRAKLKAEMKEKTMRMFLVSQKHIVYTEPLEIRAGTTVDVLYNPSNTVLNGKPEVWFRCSFNRWMHPGGVLPPQKMVKAEHGSHLKAIVNVPQDAYIMDFVFSESEEGGIFDNRNGLDYHIPVFGSIAKEPPMHIVHIAVEMAPIAKVGGLGDVVTSLSRAVQDLGHNVEVILPKHDCLNLSNVKNLHIHQSFSWGGSEIKVWRGHVEDLCVYFLEPQNGMFGVGCVYGRNDDRRFGFFCHSALEFLLQSGSSPNIIHCHDWSSAPTAWLYKENYAQSSLANARVIFTIHNLEFGPHYIGKAMKYCDKATTVSNTYSREVSGHGDIAPHLGKFYGILNGIDPDIWDPYSDSFIPVHYTPENVVKGKAAAKRALQQKLGLQQNDVPIVGIISRLTAQKGIHLIKHAMRRTLERNGQVVLLGSAPDPRIQGDFANLANTLQGENHGRVKMCLTYDEPLSHLIYAGSDFILVPSIFEPCGLTQLVAMRYGAIPIVRKTGGLYDTVFDVDNDKERARARGLEPNGFSFDGADNNGVDYALNRAISAWFDARGWFHSLCKRVMEQDWSWNRPALDYIELYRSASKL, from the exons ATGGAGATGGCTCTCCTACCCCAGAGCCCTCTCTGTTCTCGGAACCAACCAACGCTCATGCTCCAGCCAACCACCTTGGGCGGAGGCCCCGATCAG TCTTTCTTGAGGACTAGCAGATTTGCCAGAAGCAGGATTATTCGATGCAGAGTAGCAAGTTCAG ATTTTCCTAGTAGGAAATCAAGGAAGATGGTGTATCCTAAGGTAAAAGTCGCTGCTTTTAGAGGTTATGTTCCAAGACTCCCTGCTGAGTCGAGCACCAAGAAGAGTATACACCATAATAGCGATGAACGAACTATTGGCACATTCAATAGGCTGTTAAGTACTGATACAGATGAGTCGACAAGTAGTAGAGATTTAGACACTGCTGAAGTGGATTTGCTGGAAGATGCTTCAAGCAATTTAGCTTCTGGGGAAGTGGATGTGGCAGAAGAAGGTTCACTTGACATGTTTGAGGTGGATTTATCAAGAAATGCATTGATTAACATATCGTTAGgggtagaagaagaagaagtagaTGAAGCTGCAGTCGAAAAAGATAAATTTGACATAGACTCCACAAGAGTACAATTTGGCAGTGCTGCAGTTCAGGAATTGGATCCAAAGGATGAAGCTAaggctaaagaagacatatttGTGGCTGGTTCTTCAGGAATTACAACAAACAGTGATGCTATGAGGGAAATGATAGATGAAGCTAAGGTGGAAGAGGACAGGGTTGATGTTGATTTGTTGGGATTTGGTCTGAACGATGAAGCTGGGGATATACCGGAGATATTTGATGTGGATGTATCTGGCCATGCTTCGAGAAGTGGAAAAGGGTATGTGGGTGAACCGTGGGTCCAAGAAGCCAcatctgagatggatattttaGGAACTGCTTCAAACAGTGCAAGCCTGGGCAAAGTGAATGCGGTGGATGATGCTAAGGTTGAAAAATACACATTTCAGGTGGATGATTTAAGCAGTGCTTCTTATAGTGCAATATATATGGCAGTGGAGTCTTCGGAAGAAATCTCTGAGGTAGATAATGATCAATGGCAACATCCAGCACTACCGTCAACATCCATGGAGGACAAGGCCAATAATGAAACACATGAAAGTTTGGGGCCTGAACCCAGGACAGTTGTCAGGGTCAAGGAACAGGACAAATTAGATTTCAGTGTTGATGAGGGATCAGCTTTTGATACCCAGGAAGAAGACCAGCAAGTGGTAGATTATGATTGGCAAGAGCAAAATGTTACCACTTTtgatgaacaagaacaagatCAGTGTATTATTGGTTGTCGTAGACAAGACAAGTCAATTGTTGGTGTGCCTGAGCAAAACCAATCCGTTGTTGTTTACAGTAAACCAGACCAATCTATTGTTGCTTCTCATAGAAAAGATGAATCAGTTGCTGCTGTGCCCGAGAAAATACAATCTGTTGTTGGTTATAAGAAACCAGATCAATCTATTGTTGCTTCTCATAAAGAAGATCAATCAATTGTTAGTGTGCCTGAACAAATCAAATCTATTGTTGGTTACAGTAAAGCAGAACAATCTATTATTGGTTTGCACAAACAACAACAATCAGTTGTTCATATCCCTCAAGAAAAACAATCCATAGTTGGCTTTCATAAACAAGATCTATCAACTTTCAGCAGCTCCAAAGAGTCTCAAACAAAGAAACTTGATATTCCTGAGAGTCGTGATGCACTTCGTACAGAGGAAATAGAAGCTAAGGCTGGAGATTACACACCTCAAAAGACTGACGAGGACAAGCTTCATGCAAAGTCTGATGTTGATTTGTTACAGAAACATAAGGAAGATTTCACTGAAGAAGCACCAGAGATGATAAATAGCAAGAAAATCAATGAGGAACACCTTGCAATGGTTGAAGAGAAGAAAAGTATTAGCATGGGGGAAGAACAATGGATTGTTACTGATGAAAGCATTTCAGTGGTTGAGGTGGAGATGGAAACGGGTGAGGACAAATCTCTGCATCTTCCTGGAGAAGAGGATCCATGGGTTGAAGATGAAGTAGGGATATCTGAGGATGAAGAACACTATGAAGTTGAGGAGACGTTTGTGTCTCCTGAACAAGATATGCAAGAATCACCACAGGATGAAATGGATCCACAAGAACTACAAAGGATGCTTCGAGAACTTgctgaaaaaaattatttactaggAAACAAGTTTTTTGTTTTTCCAGAGGTTTTGAAAGCCGATTCAACTATTGCTCTGTATTTCAATCGTGATCTATCGGCTATAGCCAATGAGCCTGATGTACTCATCAAAGGAGCATTCAATGGGTGGAAGTGGAGGTTTTTCACTGAAAAattgcacaagagtgaattgGGAGGGGACTGGTGGTCCTGCAAACTATATATTCCCAAGCAGGCATACAGATTTGATTTTGTGTTCTTTAATGGTCGAACTATGTATGAAAATAATGGCAAGAATGATTTCGTGATACAAATAGAAAGCACCATGGATGAACATTCGTTTGCGGATTTCTTGGttgaagcaaagcaaagagaacTTGAGAGATTTGCCATTGAAGAAACTGAAAGGAAGAAACAGACTGAAGAGGAGAAGCGGATGAAGGAAGAAAGGGCAGCACATGAAGCTGCCATGGCACAAGCGAAGGCTGAGATAGTGACAAAGAAGAATAAATTGCAGAATGTATTGGATTCAGCCAAAGGATCTGTTGATAATTTGTGGTACATAGAACCTATCAGTACTGTGCAAGAGGCTACTGTCAGAGTCTATTACAACAGACACTCGAGACCCCTTATTCATAGTGCTGAGATTTGGATGCACGGGGGCTACAACAATTGGATTGATGGACTCTCTTTTGCTGAAAGACTTGTTCATCATGATGACAAAGATGGTGATTGGTGGTATGCAGATG TTGTCTTACCTCAAAGAGCATACGTGTTGGACTGGGTGTTTGCTGATGGGCCACCAGGGAATGCAAGGATTTATGATAACAATGGCAGACAGGATTTTCATTCTATCCTGCCCAGTAACATGACTGAGGAAGAATATTGGGCGGAAGAAGAACAGAGGATCTATACAAGGCTTCAACAAGAGAGGAGAGAAAGGGAGGAGGCTATTAGAATGAAG GCTGAGAGAAGGGCAAAATTGAAAGCTGAGATGAAAGAAAAGACCATGAGAATGTTTCTGGTTTCTCAAAAACACATAGTTTATACCGAACCACTTGAAATACGTGCTGGAACCACAGTTGACGTTCTTTACAATCCTTCTAATACAGTGCTAAATGGAAAGCCAGAGGTTTGGTTTCGATGTTCTTTTAACCGTTGGATGCATCCAGGTGGTGTGTTGCCACCCCAGAAGATGGTAAAAGCAGAACATGGTTCGCACTTAAAAGCAATAG TTAACGTTCCGCAGGACGCCTATATAATGGACTTTGTTTTCTCGGAGTCAGAAGAAGGTGGAATTTTTGACAACAGGAATGGGTTGGACTATCATATTCCTGTATTTGGTTCAATTGCAAAGGAACCTCCTATGCATATTGTCCACATTGCTGTTGAGATGGCTCCCATAGCAAAG GTTGGAGGTCTTGGTGATGTTGTTACGAGTCTTTCACGTGCTGTTCAAGATTTAGGACACAATGTCGAGGTTATTCTTCCGAAGCATGATTGCTTGAATCTAAGCAAT GTGAAGAATTTGCATATTCATCAAAGTTTTTCTTGGGGTGGTTCTGAAATAAAAGTATGGCGTGGACATGTCGAAGACCTCTGTGTTTACTTCTTGGAACCTCAAAATGG GATGTTTGGAGTTGGATGTGTATATGGAAGGAATGACGACCGTCGATTTGGCTTCTTCTGTCATTCTGCTCTAGAGTTTCTCCTCCAGAGTGGATCTTCACCG AATATAATACACTGCCATGATTGGTCAAGTGCTCCTACTGCCTGGCTATACAAGGAAAACTATGCGCAATCCAGTTTGGCAAATGCACGGGTCATATTTACTATCCATAATCTTGAATTTGGACCACATTATATTGGCAAAGCAATGAAATATTGTGATAAGGCCACAACT GTCTCTAATACATATTCAAGGGAAGTGTCAGGCCATGGCGACATTGCTCCTCATCTTGGAAAATTCTACGGCATTCTCAACGGAATTGATCCAGATATTTGGGATCCATACAGTGACAGCTTTATCCCG GTCCATTACACTCCTGAGAATGTCGTCAAAGGCAAGGCTGCTGCAAAGAGGGCATTGCAACAGAAACTTGGGTTACAGCAAAATGATGTGCCCATTGTTGGAATCATCAGTCGCCTGACAGCACAGAAGGGAATCCACCTCATCAAGCATGCGATGCGTCGAACACTCGAACGGAATGGACAG GTGGTTCTGCTTGGTTCTGCCCCAGACCCTCGAATCCAAGGTGATTTTGCCAACTTGGCAAATACTCTTCAGGGTGAAAACCATGGTCGAGTGAAGATGTGTTTGACCTACGATGAACCTCTTTCACATCTG ATATACGCTGGCTCTGACTTCATTCTGGTTCCATCCATATTTGAGCCTTGTGGCTTAACTCAGTTGGTCGCCATGCGGTATGGAGCCATCCCTATTGTCCGGAAAACTGGAG GGCTCTACGACACTGTCTTTGACGTGGACAATGACAAGGAACGGGCCCGGGCTCGAGGCCTCGAGCCAAACGGGTTCAGCTTTGATGGAGCTGACAACAATGGTGTCGACTATGCTCTGAATAG GGCGATCTCTGCTTGGTTCGATGCCCGGGGCTGGTTCCACTCCCTCTGCAAGAGGGTCATGGAGCAGGACTGGTCATGGAACCGGCCTGCCCTGGACTACATCGAGCTCTACCGATCGGCTTCCAAACTGTGA